In Lactococcus paracarnosus, a genomic segment contains:
- a CDS encoding lipopolysaccharide biosynthesis protein produces the protein METTNVQKATKNIMVSFGTQVILLVFKFIVQTLFIHKLGELYLGVNGLMTNLFTVFSFAELGLGTAISYNLYRPIADNDQPKIAAYMRFYKRAYEAIGLFVAVLGIGFMPFLHTVIKGDYVDGLYIIYALFLMNTISSYIFTYKRTLLTAYQEEYKNQLNLFWFTVVQMSLQSVVLFVYQNFILYLVIQVVCTFLSNFVISRVVDKEHPYLKDHVDEHISKVEFGIIRKNVLELLGAKVGAVVLTSTDNIIISTFIGLAAVGQYANYLLITASITFVTNKTISSIIASIGNMSIKNSKDDNIKTFYQAYFMNYMASIIVSSCLMNLMTPFVRAWAGESYVMGFWVLLFTVLNYLIGQMRQTISAFMFAYGALQFQGLKSIVEALINLTLSIILVTQTNLGVAGILMGTLITNVLINSWFESYQMFRQGFKESVKKFLFYNWGHLLLATGIVLLVYKLTSYIELANPWLDLLATVVATLVLDVLFITILHGRNQYFKSVKHMLAKRIARKK, from the coding sequence ATGGAAACCACAAATGTTCAAAAAGCAACTAAAAATATCATGGTTTCATTTGGCACACAAGTCATTTTACTTGTTTTTAAATTTATCGTTCAAACCTTATTTATTCATAAACTAGGTGAGTTATATTTAGGTGTTAATGGGCTTATGACGAATCTCTTTACCGTATTTTCTTTTGCGGAATTGGGACTAGGTACAGCGATTTCATATAACTTATATCGACCAATTGCAGATAATGATCAACCCAAAATTGCTGCCTATATGCGTTTTTACAAACGTGCCTATGAAGCGATAGGCCTGTTTGTTGCCGTATTAGGCATCGGGTTTATGCCGTTTTTACACACCGTAATTAAAGGGGACTATGTTGATGGCTTGTACATCATCTATGCGCTATTTCTGATGAATACGATTTCATCTTATATTTTCACCTACAAGAGAACCTTGCTTACTGCCTATCAGGAAGAGTATAAAAACCAACTCAATTTATTTTGGTTTACTGTTGTTCAGATGTCTTTGCAGTCAGTTGTCTTGTTTGTTTATCAAAATTTTATTCTTTATTTAGTCATTCAAGTTGTCTGTACTTTCCTATCCAATTTTGTTATCTCAAGAGTGGTTGATAAGGAGCATCCTTATTTAAAAGATCATGTAGATGAACATATTAGTAAAGTGGAATTTGGGATTATTCGAAAAAATGTATTAGAACTTCTAGGGGCAAAAGTTGGTGCTGTTGTACTTACTTCAACAGATAATATTATTATTTCAACATTTATTGGTCTTGCTGCTGTAGGTCAATATGCCAATTATTTATTAATTACTGCGAGTATTACTTTCGTTACGAATAAAACGATTAGTTCGATTATTGCGAGTATTGGTAATATGTCGATTAAGAATTCTAAGGATGATAATATTAAGACGTTTTATCAAGCCTATTTTATGAATTACATGGCATCTATTATTGTGTCATCATGTCTCATGAACTTAATGACGCCATTTGTTCGCGCTTGGGCGGGTGAATCTTATGTAATGGGATTTTGGGTTCTATTATTTACAGTTTTAAATTATTTAATTGGCCAAATGCGCCAGACAATCAGTGCATTTATGTTTGCTTATGGGGCGCTGCAATTTCAAGGACTTAAATCAATTGTTGAGGCACTAATCAATTTGACTTTATCCATCATATTGGTTACTCAAACAAACTTAGGCGTTGCAGGCATCTTAATGGGGACTTTGATTACTAATGTTTTAATTAACAGCTGGTTCGAATCCTATCAAATGTTTCGACAAGGGTTTAAAGAGTCAGTTAAAAAGTTTTTATTTTATAATTGGGGACATTTATTACTTGCAACTGGAATTGTCTTACTGGTCTACAAATTGACATCATACATAGAGCTTGCTAATCCTTGGTTAGATTTGCTTGCTACAGTTGTCGCTACGCTAGTATTAGATGTATTGTTCATCACGATTTTACATGGTAGAAACCAGTATTTTAAGTCTGTAAAGCATATGTTAGCTAAGAGAATAGCGAGAAAAAAATAG
- a CDS encoding glycosyl transferase, with protein MRNEKTDIVVSWLDDTDKIWQRDFENHVLLLSKKITSNSANNFARFRDYDTFKYWFRGIEVNAPWVNRIFLVTYGHLPKWLNQNHPKLTVVKHTDFIPNAYLPTFSSDTIALNLHRISGLSENFVYFNDDMFLINPTKSTHFFKHGIPRDMLTLIPATTAEQFNHFTINNMALIHKEFSKGDIIKKNFFKMINFKTGVKYLGTTLLQLPYPNISDIMHFHLSTAMNKSIYEKLWARHHDIFDSTCRHKFREITDVTDWYIRLYSLAIGNFVPTRMHKLGTLISIKDVTSFEKVINSNYKIVCLNDDTDLTSQDFEVVKKSMQNAFEKRFPSKSNFEI; from the coding sequence ATGAGAAATGAAAAAACAGATATTGTTGTATCATGGCTAGATGATACCGATAAAATTTGGCAACGTGATTTTGAAAATCATGTTCTTTTGCTATCTAAAAAAATAACGTCTAATTCTGCTAACAATTTCGCAAGATTTAGAGATTATGATACGTTTAAATATTGGTTTAGAGGAATTGAAGTCAATGCACCTTGGGTGAACAGGATTTTCTTAGTTACTTATGGTCATTTGCCAAAGTGGCTTAATCAAAATCACCCTAAGTTAACAGTGGTCAAACATACAGACTTTATACCTAATGCTTATTTACCAACATTTTCTAGTGATACAATTGCTTTAAACTTACATAGAATTAGTGGCTTATCAGAGAACTTTGTCTATTTCAATGACGATATGTTCTTGATAAATCCCACAAAGTCTACGCATTTTTTTAAGCATGGTATTCCTAGGGACATGTTAACACTTATACCTGCGACAACAGCTGAACAGTTTAATCATTTTACAATCAATAACATGGCGTTAATTCACAAAGAATTTTCTAAAGGTGATATCATTAAGAAGAATTTTTTCAAGATGATAAACTTTAAAACAGGAGTAAAGTATTTAGGGACAACTTTACTCCAATTGCCTTATCCTAATATCTCAGATATCATGCATTTTCATTTATCTACAGCCATGAACAAATCAATATACGAAAAATTATGGGCAAGACATCACGATATTTTTGATAGCACATGTCGTCATAAGTTCAGAGAAATCACGGACGTTACAGATTGGTATATTAGGCTGTACTCCCTTGCAATTGGCAATTTTGTCCCAACAAGAATGCATAAGTTAGGGACACTTATCAGTATAAAAGATGTGACGTCTTTTGAAAAAGTGATCAATTCCAACTATAAAATTGTTTGCTTAAATGATGATACTGATTTAACTTCTCAAGATTTTGAAGTTGTGAAAAAAAGTATGCAAAATGCGTTTGAGAAAAGATTCCCTAGCAAATCTAATTTTGAGATATGA
- a CDS encoding capsular polysaccharide synthesis protein: MGDMYKSIIRIYKLNIPNVFYWSPKLTVPRIISCHLRWLAIIIPFKWAKSGLFKMAFFFEKRCYRGVKYHLKKALSKELSDISMNYQERQVKNQTVWYSWWQGMDNAPEVVKNCIQQMQKQFPQGTKFINIDQTNFKEYVSLRPEILDLFLSGKMTNAHFSDQIRINLLAMHGGIWVDATLWLNKQFTSDIFNYPFLSYRAKKSLPIASDHGVSQGDWQLYFLGGTNTYFYEALKVLNDAYWQRYTKVIHYLQLDKLIDLTLDCLPELAQEMEKLPIHSNDPGDFLSGGYKYKLADNATTTIMNEVENDFGLIKLSWKFEPPKESSDFMTIYGKLIN, from the coding sequence ATGGGTGATATGTACAAGTCAATTATTAGAATTTATAAACTGAATATCCCCAATGTTTTTTATTGGTCACCTAAACTGACAGTGCCAAGAATTATATCTTGTCATTTGAGATGGTTAGCAATCATCATACCTTTTAAATGGGCTAAGTCTGGGCTGTTCAAGATGGCATTCTTTTTCGAGAAGAGATGTTATCGTGGTGTTAAATATCACTTAAAGAAAGCGTTATCAAAAGAATTGTCTGATATTTCAATGAACTATCAAGAGCGACAAGTAAAAAATCAAACAGTTTGGTATTCATGGTGGCAAGGTATGGATAATGCTCCTGAAGTGGTCAAAAATTGTATACAGCAGATGCAGAAACAATTTCCACAGGGAACGAAGTTTATTAATATTGATCAAACAAATTTTAAAGAATATGTATCACTTAGACCAGAAATTTTAGACTTATTTTTATCTGGAAAAATGACAAATGCGCATTTTTCTGATCAAATTAGGATTAATCTCCTAGCGATGCATGGTGGGATATGGGTAGATGCCACTTTATGGCTGAATAAGCAATTTACTAGTGACATATTTAACTATCCTTTCTTATCTTATCGGGCAAAAAAAAGTTTACCCATTGCAAGTGACCATGGTGTATCACAAGGTGATTGGCAATTATATTTTTTAGGTGGAACTAATACATACTTTTATGAGGCTTTGAAGGTACTTAATGATGCTTATTGGCAACGCTATACTAAAGTGATTCATTATTTGCAGTTAGATAAATTAATTGATTTAACTTTAGACTGTTTACCAGAATTAGCACAAGAAATGGAAAAATTACCTATTCACAGTAATGATCCAGGAGATTTTCTGTCTGGTGGTTACAAGTACAAGCTGGCGGATAATGCAACGACCACTATCATGAATGAGGTTGAGAATGATTTTGGCCTAATCAAATTATCATGGAAATTTGAACCACCTAAAGAAAGTAGTGATTTTATGACGATATATGGCAAACTTATAAATTGA
- a CDS encoding DUF2304 domain-containing protein, with translation MMPLQLQIIAIILAVGFFILPIYLVKKGQAEVRQLRKWLLLAVIILIGALVPTLGTRVAKLLGIINLTSLALFGLTGVLLIFALNAHISLINAENQIKVLTQELSLMKAELNEIDKNEHDLV, from the coding sequence ATGATGCCTTTACAATTACAAATTATCGCAATCATTTTGGCAGTTGGTTTTTTTATCTTGCCAATTTACTTAGTCAAAAAGGGTCAAGCAGAAGTCAGACAGCTACGCAAATGGCTATTGTTAGCTGTCATTATTTTAATTGGGGCGTTGGTGCCTACATTAGGAACACGTGTTGCTAAACTGCTTGGGATTATCAATCTCACATCACTTGCCTTATTTGGGTTAACTGGTGTCTTGTTGATTTTTGCCTTGAATGCACATATTTCGTTAATTAATGCGGAGAATCAAATAAAAGTACTGACACAAGAACTATCGCTTATGAAAGCAGAACTTAATGAGATAGATAAAAATGAACATGATCTAGTGTGA
- a CDS encoding glycosyltransferase family 2 protein yields the protein MDKKKILLIIPAYNESEGIAAVIKTVDAYRESSHYKLDYIVINDGSSDNEEEILLANKINHVELVLNLGIGGAVQTGYIYAKKHGYDIAIQFDGDGQHDIASLPQLVDPIINGEVDFTVGSRFIQEGTSDFQSTGARQLGIKILSQLIKWSSKVKIKDVTSGYRAGNHKVIDQFSSYYPSKYPEPESYMHLFANHIKVREVGVKMFERTTGESSINLRKAVGYMIDVSLSILIAGLIRKEDQK from the coding sequence ATGGATAAGAAAAAAATCCTTTTAATTATCCCCGCTTACAATGAGTCTGAGGGGATTGCAGCAGTCATTAAGACAGTTGATGCCTATCGTGAGAGTAGTCACTATAAATTAGACTATATCGTGATTAATGATGGGTCTTCTGATAATGAAGAAGAGATATTGCTAGCGAATAAGATTAACCATGTTGAACTCGTCCTTAATTTAGGTATCGGTGGTGCTGTACAAACAGGTTATATATACGCTAAAAAGCATGGCTATGATATCGCGATCCAATTTGATGGCGATGGTCAACATGATATAGCATCTTTACCTCAACTAGTTGACCCAATCATTAATGGAGAAGTTGACTTTACTGTCGGTTCGCGATTTATTCAAGAGGGTACTTCTGATTTTCAGTCAACAGGTGCGCGACAACTTGGTATTAAAATTTTATCACAACTAATCAAGTGGTCGTCAAAAGTAAAAATAAAAGATGTGACAAGCGGTTATCGAGCAGGTAATCACAAAGTTATCGACCAATTTTCAAGCTATTATCCAAGTAAATATCCCGAACCAGAGAGTTATATGCACTTGTTTGCTAATCACATCAAGGTAAGAGAAGTGGGTGTTAAGATGTTTGAGCGGACGACTGGTGAATCAAGTATTAACTTAAGAAAAGCAGTTGGCTATATGATTGATGTCTCACTATCTATTTTAATTGCTGGGTTGATTAGGAAAGAGGACCAAAAATGA
- a CDS encoding glycosyltransferase family 2 protein, with translation MIKHTFVICAYGQSPYLEACIQSCLNQTSVKAQASKVILYTSTPNTLIDTLAKKYQIDVFTTNGGGIGHDWNQALSFVTTKYATIAHQDDIYLPSYGTEVIKAFNHSEKTNIVFTDYSENDAQDQLRPRNINLKIKHFGLSLMSLLQAKWYQKRIYALGNFISCPAVSYNMERLSDFKFNESLKMVVDWDAWERIMALPGKVTYIKQRLMYHRIHDASETTANTLDKNRETEEFMMYQRYWPTVIAKLLMRVYVNNQKGNQ, from the coding sequence ATGATTAAACATACTTTTGTGATTTGTGCATACGGCCAATCACCCTATTTAGAAGCTTGCATTCAATCTTGTCTGAATCAAACAAGTGTGAAAGCACAAGCATCAAAAGTTATTTTATATACAAGTACACCCAATACATTAATTGATACATTAGCAAAAAAATATCAGATTGACGTATTCACCACTAACGGTGGTGGTATTGGGCACGACTGGAACCAGGCTTTATCTTTTGTCACGACTAAATATGCGACGATTGCCCATCAAGATGATATCTATTTGCCAAGTTATGGGACTGAGGTGATCAAGGCGTTTAATCATTCTGAGAAGACAAATATTGTCTTTACAGACTATAGTGAAAATGATGCACAAGATCAGCTAAGACCACGTAATATCAATTTGAAAATCAAACATTTTGGCTTAAGCTTGATGTCCCTACTTCAGGCTAAATGGTATCAAAAACGTATTTATGCGCTTGGTAATTTTATTTCTTGCCCTGCGGTATCTTATAACATGGAAAGACTCTCTGATTTCAAGTTTAATGAATCATTAAAAATGGTCGTAGACTGGGATGCGTGGGAAAGAATCATGGCCCTGCCAGGTAAAGTGACGTATATTAAGCAAAGGCTGATGTACCATCGGATACATGATGCTTCCGAAACAACAGCAAATACATTAGATAAAAATAGAGAAACTGAAGAGTTTATGATGTATCAACGCTATTGGCCAACTGTGATTGCAAAACTGCTGATGCGCGTCTATGTAAACAATCAAAAAGGGAATCAATAA
- a CDS encoding DUF2142 domain-containing protein, translating into MIQNTLNEGINNIKKNKIIFIIMFFLLFLSHFMFPNKVAWPQKYMLLAFFVLITLMLLLNFNDVKKISRNAFWIILLIGIMNSLILPAGTGLDEQPHYAVAAQIADGRFINLANKQEFYDISPDAAFNPEGQLNKYNLYSKEWLALRHVQSDYSKIKIRNYNIANPVFIPSAIGIKLGRLLSPYVYVSYYLGRMFNILALAIMAYFAIKKSKHYKIVLFGMSTIPICLWIPAGYNYDAFYYGLSLLAIAWLVNMFDVKKKIQTKDIVMYTIFCSLIVLAKAPVVSIIILPLFIPKSYYQSANTKIIALIPIIVGIICSGVWLVQSRIFALLGMVTITESSKVAGKVPNLTYFVTHIRESIEVFTRTFIDTIGQSLFEQIAIPNGHLQAPFLKVSHPVMNNANIVIFVLMLVITSFSIDIKIPKYFKAILLMLDLFMIFAIIYAISGDPRVYTQGYQQILGVQGRYLFIVIVSLPLLLSESVRKILNNDVIPVDMVLKQREYIYSIVMKLCFCGALLTSYVYFYSIGALNF; encoded by the coding sequence ATGATACAAAACACTTTGAATGAAGGTATAAATAACATAAAAAAAAATAAGATTATTTTTATAATCATGTTTTTCTTATTATTTCTATCACACTTTATGTTTCCTAATAAAGTTGCTTGGCCCCAAAAATATATGTTGCTTGCTTTTTTTGTACTTATTACTTTGATGCTGCTTCTTAATTTTAATGATGTGAAAAAAATTTCTAGAAATGCTTTCTGGATTATATTGTTAATTGGTATAATGAATAGTTTGATTTTACCTGCTGGAACAGGATTAGACGAACAACCACATTACGCTGTGGCTGCTCAAATTGCTGATGGACGCTTTATCAATCTTGCAAATAAACAAGAGTTTTATGACATATCTCCAGATGCAGCGTTCAACCCGGAAGGTCAACTAAATAAGTATAACTTATATAGCAAAGAATGGCTGGCATTGAGACATGTCCAATCTGATTACTCAAAAATTAAAATTAGGAACTATAATATTGCGAATCCGGTATTTATTCCTTCAGCAATAGGGATAAAATTAGGCAGGCTATTGAGTCCGTATGTATATGTTTCTTATTATTTGGGTAGGATGTTCAATATTTTAGCTTTAGCCATCATGGCTTATTTTGCAATAAAAAAATCAAAGCATTATAAAATCGTACTATTTGGTATGTCCACAATTCCAATTTGTTTATGGATTCCGGCAGGATATAATTATGATGCATTTTACTATGGCCTCTCCTTATTAGCGATAGCATGGTTAGTCAATATGTTTGATGTGAAAAAGAAAATTCAAACAAAAGATATAGTCATGTATACCATATTCTGCTCTTTAATAGTGCTAGCAAAGGCGCCCGTAGTATCAATTATTATTTTACCATTGTTCATACCCAAATCATATTACCAGTCCGCCAATACTAAAATTATTGCATTAATACCAATTATTGTTGGGATCATTTGTTCAGGAGTTTGGTTAGTTCAATCTCGTATTTTCGCTCTTTTAGGCATGGTTACAATTACAGAATCAAGCAAAGTAGCGGGGAAAGTCCCTAATCTGACATACTTTGTTACACATATTAGAGAGTCAATTGAAGTATTTACTCGTACTTTTATTGATACAATTGGTCAAAGTCTTTTTGAACAAATTGCAATACCAAATGGTCATTTGCAAGCTCCTTTTTTAAAAGTAAGTCACCCAGTTATGAATAATGCTAATATTGTAATTTTTGTTTTAATGCTTGTAATAACAAGCTTTTCAATAGATATTAAAATACCGAAATATTTTAAAGCTATTTTGTTGATGCTGGATCTTTTTATGATATTTGCCATCATTTATGCAATATCAGGAGATCCGAGGGTATATACTCAAGGCTATCAGCAAATATTGGGTGTTCAAGGGCGATATTTATTTATTGTAATTGTTTCATTGCCACTCTTATTAAGTGAATCAGTTAGAAAAATCTTAAATAATGATGTTATTCCTGTTGACATGGTGTTGAAACAGAGAGAATACATTTATTCGATAGTCATGAAACTATGCTTTTGTGGCGCTTTATTAACGAGTTATGTGTATTTCTATAGTATAGGCGCTTTAAACTTTTAA
- a CDS encoding glycosyltransferase family A protein, translating into MDNLEIKATIFIPVYNGEKDHLEETLTAIFQQKTDFKYDVLIIDSGSRDRSVAIIQNFCEKYDNIIFQQIENSEYSHGGTRQKAAEMADGEFMVYLSQDAIPANEDWLVNLLSPFDKSPQIAAVLGRQMPRKYCFPLQKKDINAVFAAQGVSGATTIYASTSSDLGRACFYSDVCSAARRSILVNDIPYRNISYAEDQAFGKDIIQSGYLKAYSSESIVIHSNDIKLNEYKGRILDEMLGLEKTGVVLAKPSKKELIKAVTIQSWQDSSHALKDSEYSKFQKIYYAISAPLFRLARWQGMHLAFKHEDKHSLESVKKNS; encoded by the coding sequence ATGGATAATTTAGAAATAAAAGCGACTATTTTTATACCAGTATATAATGGTGAAAAAGATCATCTAGAAGAAACATTGACGGCGATTTTCCAACAAAAAACAGATTTTAAATATGATGTTTTGATTATTGATTCTGGCTCAAGAGATAGATCCGTTGCCATTATTCAAAATTTTTGCGAGAAGTACGATAATATTATATTCCAACAGATTGAAAATAGTGAATACTCTCATGGTGGGACGCGTCAAAAGGCGGCGGAAATGGCAGATGGAGAGTTCATGGTATATTTAAGCCAGGATGCTATTCCGGCAAATGAAGATTGGCTGGTAAACTTACTTTCACCTTTTGATAAAAGTCCTCAAATAGCTGCTGTATTAGGCAGACAAATGCCAAGGAAATATTGTTTCCCATTGCAAAAAAAGGATATTAATGCTGTATTTGCTGCACAAGGTGTATCTGGTGCAACAACAATATACGCATCAACCTCATCTGACTTAGGGCGGGCTTGCTTCTATTCAGACGTTTGTTCGGCAGCAAGAAGAAGTATTTTAGTAAACGATATTCCTTATCGTAATATAAGCTATGCAGAAGATCAAGCTTTTGGTAAAGATATCATTCAGAGTGGTTACCTGAAAGCCTACTCAAGTGAGAGTATCGTCATACATTCTAATGATATTAAGCTTAATGAATATAAAGGTAGAATTTTAGACGAAATGCTTGGGCTTGAAAAAACAGGTGTGGTGCTAGCAAAACCTAGTAAGAAAGAATTAATTAAGGCCGTAACAATTCAGTCATGGCAAGACAGTTCTCATGCCTTGAAAGATAGTGAGTATTCTAAGTTTCAAAAAATTTATTACGCCATTTCTGCTCCACTTTTCCGTTTAGCTAGATGGCAGGGAATGCATCTAGCATTTAAGCATGAAGATAAGCATTCATTAGAATCTGTTAAGAAAAATAGTTAG
- a CDS encoding glycosyltransferase family 1 protein — protein sequence MMSVIKKVIDTYQNEGMRAVARKISDKIRGRSGVVNNVNSINSKIDLSKSPQMPQIEDIVSQSVYKKPEKIAKTKLKITFITPPVGPGGGGHSTIARFANFLQNNGHQVSFAIYNTNTISQTAKEAQDVFKKSYGLSTVVKLASELTNEDVVFATSWETAYGVLNLKTKAHKFYFVQDFEPMFFGVGSRYMLAEATYKFGFYGITAGKWLTKKVAQYGMLADYFDFGVDLDIYKPKPSQVIKKQKKIIFYARAHTERRGFELGVLALQIFKEKYPEYEIAFFGQDTSGYEIPFEYTNLGILTKNELSKLYQESVACLVLSLTNVSLLPLELLASGCVPVMNGGENNTLVLGDINGIEYTTAYPTSLAEKLCSVVERDDIDAHSAAISESVEGKSWQKSYEKVEKIILQEVTLNG from the coding sequence ATGATGAGTGTGATTAAAAAAGTTATTGATACCTACCAAAATGAGGGTATGAGAGCAGTGGCAAGAAAAATTTCTGATAAAATTAGAGGAAGAAGTGGTGTCGTAAATAATGTAAACTCGATTAATTCAAAAATTGATTTGTCAAAATCTCCACAAATGCCCCAAATTGAAGATATCGTCTCGCAAAGTGTATATAAGAAACCAGAAAAAATTGCGAAGACTAAGCTTAAGATTACATTTATTACCCCACCTGTAGGTCCAGGAGGTGGCGGACATAGCACAATTGCAAGATTTGCAAATTTTTTACAAAATAACGGACATCAAGTTAGTTTTGCAATTTATAATACAAATACGATTTCTCAAACTGCAAAAGAGGCACAAGATGTTTTTAAAAAATCGTATGGCTTGTCTACAGTTGTTAAGTTAGCTAGTGAGCTGACCAATGAGGACGTTGTTTTTGCAACTAGTTGGGAAACAGCTTACGGTGTACTTAATTTAAAAACAAAAGCTCATAAATTTTATTTTGTACAAGATTTTGAACCAATGTTTTTTGGTGTTGGTTCCAGATATATGCTTGCAGAAGCAACTTATAAATTTGGTTTTTATGGTATTACAGCAGGGAAATGGTTAACAAAAAAAGTAGCACAATATGGTATGTTAGCTGACTATTTTGATTTTGGTGTTGACTTAGATATATATAAGCCTAAGCCTAGTCAGGTGATAAAAAAACAAAAGAAAATTATTTTTTATGCTAGAGCACATACCGAGCGCAGAGGTTTTGAACTGGGTGTATTAGCTTTGCAAATTTTTAAAGAAAAGTATCCAGAGTATGAGATTGCTTTCTTCGGCCAAGATACGTCAGGATATGAGATCCCTTTTGAGTATACGAATCTTGGTATTTTAACTAAGAACGAACTTTCAAAGCTTTATCAAGAGAGTGTTGCGTGTTTAGTATTATCACTGACGAATGTCTCGCTATTACCGTTAGAATTACTCGCTTCAGGATGTGTGCCAGTTATGAATGGTGGTGAGAATAATACCCTAGTTTTAGGTGATATTAATGGTATAGAATATACAACTGCTTATCCGACTTCTTTAGCTGAAAAATTGTGTTCAGTTGTCGAAAGAGATGATATAGACGCACATTCAGCAGCAATTTCTGAGAGTGTTGAAGGAAAATCATGGCAAAAAAGCTATGAAAAAGTTGAAAAAATTATTTTACAAGAGGTCACACTTAATGGATAA
- a CDS encoding glycosyltransferase family 2 protein — protein MSLPLISVIITNYNYDKYIIRAIQSVFNQTYTNIELIIINDGSTDNSDELITRMVTKHANVIYVNQENRGISYARNEGLANITGDYFIFLDADNYWSDDYLEKFYHKAICSDADVVYGDLRQLDTKENLVSETNFPTYTLERLLFENFIDISALVKSNIAKEYKFDLNLNKRSHEDWDYWLSLALEKHTFVKCDQNYLNYMIHNQSRNKNTNNTFQKWEGLLETFNYIWNKYQVKYDDVLKENDWAIGHSKLLYTLLADQSQVVKYLTYLKALSNQKITVYYRIENYSEEQKIVFEFNYKDQLSFTIPDGTTEIRVDLTELPSFYTYVTLVDSTNGKIESFNTNGFKEEECFYFVENDPQIYYKVRDYQERVVTLKYSMSDISDVWSEDYPPKVILNRYLRLTEEKKKLVKEKQQIVSNKQQLQARYEQLELEYQQVINSKTWQVRLSFGKLVNWVLRRK, from the coding sequence ATGTCTTTACCACTAATTTCTGTGATTATCACGAACTATAATTATGATAAATATATTATAAGAGCTATCCAATCTGTTTTTAACCAAACCTATACTAACATAGAGCTGATAATCATTAATGATGGGTCAACTGATAACTCTGATGAGCTTATTACTAGAATGGTTACTAAACATGCAAATGTCATCTATGTTAATCAAGAAAATAGAGGCATTAGTTATGCACGAAACGAGGGATTAGCTAATATAACTGGGGACTATTTCATTTTCTTAGATGCTGATAATTATTGGTCAGATGACTATTTGGAAAAATTCTATCATAAAGCGATATGTTCTGATGCTGATGTTGTCTACGGTGATTTGAGACAGCTAGATACAAAGGAAAATTTGGTTTCCGAAACAAACTTTCCAACGTATACGCTTGAACGGTTGCTTTTCGAGAATTTTATTGATATATCTGCCCTTGTGAAGTCAAATATTGCTAAAGAATATAAATTTGATCTAAATCTAAATAAAAGAAGCCATGAGGATTGGGATTATTGGTTAAGCCTAGCTCTGGAAAAACATACTTTTGTCAAGTGTGACCAAAATTATTTGAATTATATGATTCATAATCAGAGTCGAAATAAAAATACTAACAATACCTTCCAAAAATGGGAGGGATTACTTGAAACGTTTAATTATATTTGGAATAAATATCAAGTTAAGTATGACGATGTTTTAAAAGAAAATGACTGGGCAATTGGGCATTCAAAATTGTTGTATACTTTACTTGCAGATCAATCTCAAGTTGTTAAGTATTTAACTTATTTGAAGGCATTATCGAATCAAAAAATTACAGTTTACTATCGAATAGAGAATTATTCAGAAGAACAAAAAATAGTATTTGAGTTTAACTATAAAGATCAGTTGTCTTTCACAATCCCAGATGGCACAACAGAAATTCGAGTTGATTTAACAGAACTGCCTAGCTTCTATACTTATGTTACCTTAGTTGATTCGACTAATGGAAAAATCGAATCATTTAATACAAATGGTTTTAAAGAAGAAGAATGTTTTTATTTTGTAGAGAATGATCCACAAATTTATTATAAAGTTCGAGATTATCAGGAAAGAGTAGTAACCTTAAAATATAGTATGTCTGATATATCGGATGTCTGGTCTGAAGACTATCCACCGAAGGTCATCTTGAATAGATATTTACGTTTGACTGAAGAAAAGAAGAAATTAGTTAAAGAAAAACAGCAAATTGTCAGTAATAAACAGCAACTACAAGCACGTTATGAGCAATTAGAACTTGAGTATCAACAAGTAATTAATTCCAAAACTTGGCAAGTTAGGCTGAGTTTTGGGAAACTGGTTAATTGGGTACTAAGGAGAAAATAA